From the genome of Lysobacterales bacterium, one region includes:
- the minD gene encoding septum site-determining protein MinD, with protein MSEVIVVTSGKGGVGKTTTSASIAMGLARRGHKVAVIDFDVGLRNLDLIMGCERRVVYDFVNVINGECTLKQALIKDKRQENLSILAASQTRDKDALTREGVERVLGEMREEFEYIVCDSPAGIEKGAFLAMYFADRAVVVVNPEVSSVRDSDRILGLLASKTRRAETGEGKVREHLLLTRYSPRRVADGDMLSLKDVEDILGIPVLGVIPESEEVLQSSNSGNPVILDAESPAGQAYDDAVARLLGEDRPLRFTEAERKGLLKRLFGG; from the coding sequence TTGAGCGAAGTCATCGTCGTCACTTCAGGCAAGGGGGGCGTGGGCAAGACCACGACCTCGGCCTCGATCGCCATGGGCCTGGCCCGCCGCGGGCACAAGGTCGCGGTCATCGACTTCGATGTCGGCCTGCGCAATCTGGACCTGATCATGGGCTGCGAGCGCCGGGTGGTCTACGATTTCGTCAACGTCATCAACGGCGAGTGCACGCTCAAGCAGGCGCTGATCAAGGACAAGCGCCAGGAGAACCTGTCGATCCTGGCCGCCTCGCAGACCCGCGACAAGGATGCCCTGACCCGCGAGGGCGTCGAGCGCGTCCTCGGCGAGATGCGCGAGGAGTTCGAATACATCGTCTGCGACAGCCCGGCGGGTATCGAGAAGGGCGCCTTCCTCGCCATGTACTTCGCCGACCGCGCCGTGGTGGTGGTCAACCCGGAGGTCTCCTCGGTGCGCGATTCCGACCGCATCCTGGGCCTGCTCGCCAGCAAGACCCGGCGCGCCGAGACCGGCGAGGGCAAGGTGCGCGAACACCTGTTGCTGACCCGCTACAGCCCGCGCCGGGTCGCCGATGGCGACATGCTGAGCCTGAAGGACGTCGAGGACATCCTGGGCATTCCGGTGCTCGGCGTGATCCCGGAGTCCGAGGAGGTGCTGCAGTCCTCGAACTCGGGCAATCCGGTGATCCTGGATGCCGAGTCGCCGGCCGGCCAGGCCTACGACGATGCCGTCGCCCGCCTGCTGGGCGAGGACCGCCCGCTGCGTTTCACGGAGGCCGAGCGGAAGGGTCTGCTCAAGCGCCTGTTCGGAGGCTGA
- a CDS encoding molybdenum cofactor biosynthesis protein MoaE, protein MADALACAIADAGAGALPDPAVALRHVAAPGFGGTALFVGAIRDLNHGRTVVGVSYDLYDALALNVFRRACEEAAAAFGPAIRLYVAHARGRLAVGEVAVVVAAGTPHRDEAFRACRAVIEAVKHQAPIWKQEHYADGDSAWSEGCSLCGGHDHAAPVPAGPA, encoded by the coding sequence ATGGCTGACGCACTCGCCTGCGCGATCGCCGACGCCGGTGCCGGCGCCCTGCCCGACCCGGCCGTCGCCCTGCGCCACGTCGCCGCACCCGGCTTCGGCGGCACCGCCCTGTTCGTCGGCGCCATCCGCGACCTCAACCACGGCCGCACCGTGGTCGGGGTCAGCTACGACCTGTACGACGCGCTGGCCCTGAACGTGTTCCGGCGCGCCTGCGAGGAGGCTGCCGCGGCGTTCGGCCCGGCAATCCGGCTGTACGTGGCGCACGCCCGCGGGCGGCTGGCGGTCGGCGAGGTCGCGGTCGTGGTGGCGGCCGGCACGCCGCACCGCGACGAGGCATTCCGCGCCTGCCGGGCGGTCATCGAGGCGGTCAAGCACCAGGCGCCGATCTGGAAGCAGGAGCACTACGCCGACGGCGACAGCGCCTGGAGCGAGGGCTGCTCGCTGTGCGGCGGCCACGACCACGCCGCCCCGGTGCCCGCCGGACCGGCGTGA
- a CDS encoding endonuclease: MLPAPWIRRLAVVLAALPLPAAALGTGDYYAGVDASTPGTLRSTLHAAIKDHRRFPYTSTATDTWDILELADQDPADPGRIVDVYRNASYAKQGGGNSFYNREHTWPNSYGYPNDNAGNYPYTDAHGLMLSNSSYNSARGNKPFGTCAPGCTEYVTDATNGSGGGSQAFPGNSNWANPQLWQVWRGRQGDIARALLYLDIRYEGGQHGVTGHAEPDLVLTDEMSLVQTTGGNTTGRAYMGRLSVLIAWHEADPVDEHERLRNAVVFSFQGNRNPFIDHPHWVACLHLGDCPQDDVLFAWGFED, from the coding sequence ATGCTCCCTGCCCCGTGGATCCGGCGGCTGGCCGTCGTGCTGGCCGCCCTGCCCTTGCCCGCCGCCGCCCTGGGTACCGGCGACTATTACGCCGGCGTCGACGCCAGCACGCCCGGCACGCTGCGCAGCACCCTGCACGCAGCGATCAAGGATCACCGTCGCTTTCCCTACACCAGCACCGCCACCGACACCTGGGACATCCTCGAACTCGCCGACCAGGACCCGGCCGATCCCGGTCGAATCGTCGATGTCTACCGCAACGCCAGCTACGCCAAGCAGGGCGGCGGCAACAGCTTCTACAACCGCGAACACACCTGGCCGAACAGCTACGGCTATCCCAACGACAACGCCGGCAACTACCCCTACACCGACGCCCACGGATTGATGCTGTCCAACAGCAGCTACAACAGCGCGCGCGGCAACAAGCCGTTCGGCACCTGCGCGCCGGGCTGCACCGAATACGTCACCGACGCCACCAACGGCAGCGGTGGCGGCAGCCAGGCCTTTCCCGGCAACAGCAACTGGGCCAACCCGCAGCTCTGGCAGGTCTGGCGCGGCCGCCAGGGCGACATCGCGCGCGCCCTGCTCTACCTCGACATCCGCTACGAGGGTGGCCAGCACGGCGTCACTGGCCACGCCGAGCCCGACCTGGTGCTGACCGACGAGATGTCGCTGGTGCAGACCACCGGCGGCAACACCACCGGCCGCGCCTACATGGGCCGGCTAAGCGTGCTGATCGCATGGCACGAGGCCGACCCGGTCGACGAACACGAACGCCTGCGCAACGCGGTCGTCTTCAGCTTCCAGGGCAACCGCAATCCCTTCATCGACCACCCGCACTGGGTCGCCTGCCTGCACCTGGGCGACTGCCCGCAGGACGACGTGCTGTTCGCGTGGGGCTTCGAGGACTGA
- a CDS encoding MoaD/ThiS family protein → MTTTVSVRLFGAFRDLAPGALVELPVPRDASIATLRAALDTHGRSHWPAFKPGLLAVSVFASAERVLREHEPVPRDGELAVLPPVSGG, encoded by the coding sequence ATGACCACGACCGTCTCCGTGCGCCTGTTCGGCGCCTTCCGCGACCTGGCCCCGGGGGCCTTGGTCGAACTGCCCGTTCCGCGGGACGCCAGCATCGCTACGCTGCGCGCCGCCCTGGACACCCACGGCCGCAGCCACTGGCCGGCCTTCAAGCCCGGCCTGCTGGCGGTCTCGGTGTTCGCCAGCGCCGAGCGCGTGCTGCGCGAACACGAGCCGGTACCGCGCGACGGCGAACTGGCGGTGCTGCCGCCGGTCAGCGGCGGCTGA
- the pgsA gene encoding CDP-diacylglycerol--glycerol-3-phosphate 3-phosphatidyltransferase: protein MAITLPTWLTLARIAMMPVLVACFYLPAKGGNVIAAFLFVAIALTDWLDGWLARRYGLTSAFGAFLDPVADKLTVTVVLFLIVQQDPTALMAILGAIIVGREISITALREWMATIGRHTHIRVAGLGKFKTIVQMVALTLLLYQHDLWGIPIYEIGRWLLVVAAALTLWSGGIYLRAAWPHMRGDALVAGPADAQSGPPQAQRPELPAIAATRTARADGP, encoded by the coding sequence ATGGCCATCACCCTGCCGACCTGGCTGACCCTGGCGCGCATCGCGATGATGCCGGTGCTGGTCGCCTGCTTCTACCTGCCGGCCAAGGGTGGCAACGTGATCGCCGCCTTCCTGTTCGTGGCGATCGCCCTGACCGACTGGCTGGACGGCTGGCTGGCACGTCGCTACGGCCTCACCTCGGCGTTCGGCGCCTTCCTCGACCCGGTCGCCGACAAGCTCACCGTCACCGTCGTGCTGTTCCTGATCGTCCAGCAGGACCCCACCGCACTGATGGCGATCCTCGGCGCGATCATCGTCGGCCGCGAGATCTCGATCACCGCCCTGCGCGAGTGGATGGCGACGATCGGCCGGCACACCCACATCCGGGTCGCCGGCCTGGGCAAGTTCAAGACCATCGTGCAGATGGTCGCCCTGACCCTGCTGCTCTACCAGCACGACCTGTGGGGAATCCCGATCTACGAGATCGGCCGCTGGCTGCTGGTGGTCGCGGCGGCGCTCACCCTGTGGTCGGGCGGCATCTACCTGCGCGCGGCGTGGCCGCACATGCGCGGCGATGCCCTGGTGGCAGGGCCGGCCGATGCGCAGTCCGGACCGCCCCAGGCGCAGCGACCGGAGCTGCCGGCCATCGCCGCGACCCGGACCGCCCGCGCCGACGGACCTTGA
- the minE gene encoding cell division topological specificity factor MinE, translated as MGLLDLFRSKQKNTASLAKQRLQIIIAQGRAERGGPDYLPMLKRELLEVIRKYVHVDPDAVEVSLATEGDHEVLEMNVILPERQGAGDP; from the coding sequence ATGGGATTGCTGGACCTGTTCCGAAGCAAGCAGAAGAACACCGCGTCGCTGGCCAAGCAGCGCCTGCAGATCATCATCGCCCAGGGCCGCGCCGAACGCGGCGGTCCGGATTACCTGCCGATGCTCAAGCGCGAGCTGCTCGAGGTGATCCGCAAGTACGTGCACGTCGATCCCGACGCGGTCGAGGTCAGCCTGGCCACCGAAGGCGACCACGAGGTGCTGGAGATGAACGTGATCCTGCCCGAGCGCCAGGGTGCCGGCGACCCCTGA
- a CDS encoding sensor histidine kinase has translation MPTVRLSSALMLRYAGLFTWAWVGLPLFFAGAAPHSFPYLAWWACYLAFGGAYWLVSRDLGRAPGLFRLAALVVMSAAPAAISHFSETGLGGALLLVSAGVLPWLLSPVVGLAWLIAQNLAMVPVFAVREDFTVLDALLQVGLFFGYTSFTFVTSMVAKRQAEARDEQRRLNSELRATRALLAESSRANERVRISRELHDLLGHHLTALSLNLEVAAHRTEGDARAHVRQAQSLTRLLLADVREVVSVLRADTAIDLREALERLVEGVPGIQVHLELPGDLAVEDAERAQVLLRVAQESITNAVRHGRAGHLWLRFTRDDAGRIEVVARDDGVGCDAVAAGNGLRGMAERLRRYGGELSFESTAGQGFRLRALLPTGDLP, from the coding sequence ATGCCCACGGTCCGCCTCAGCTCCGCCCTCATGCTCCGCTATGCCGGGCTGTTCACCTGGGCCTGGGTCGGGCTGCCGTTGTTCTTCGCCGGCGCAGCTCCGCACAGCTTTCCCTACCTGGCCTGGTGGGCGTGCTACCTGGCCTTCGGTGGCGCCTACTGGCTGGTCTCGCGGGACCTGGGGCGCGCCCCGGGCCTGTTCCGGCTGGCGGCCCTGGTGGTGATGAGCGCCGCGCCCGCCGCGATCAGCCACTTCAGCGAGACCGGGCTGGGTGGCGCCCTGCTGCTGGTCAGCGCCGGGGTGTTGCCTTGGCTGCTGTCGCCGGTGGTCGGCCTGGCCTGGCTGATCGCCCAGAACCTGGCCATGGTGCCGGTGTTCGCCGTGCGCGAAGACTTCACCGTGCTCGACGCCCTGCTCCAGGTCGGGCTCTTCTTCGGGTACACCAGCTTCACCTTCGTCACCTCGATGGTCGCCAAGCGCCAGGCCGAGGCCCGCGACGAGCAACGCCGCCTCAATTCCGAATTGCGCGCGACCCGCGCCCTGCTGGCCGAATCCAGTCGCGCCAACGAGCGCGTGCGCATCTCCCGCGAACTGCACGATCTGCTCGGCCACCACCTGACCGCCCTGTCGCTCAACCTCGAGGTCGCCGCGCACCGCACCGAGGGCGATGCCCGCGCCCATGTTCGCCAGGCGCAGTCGCTGACCCGCCTGCTGCTGGCGGACGTCCGCGAGGTGGTCAGCGTGCTGCGCGCCGACACCGCCATCGACCTTCGCGAGGCGCTGGAGCGGCTGGTCGAGGGCGTGCCGGGCATTCAGGTGCATCTGGAGCTGCCCGGCGACCTCGCGGTGGAGGACGCCGAGCGCGCCCAGGTGCTGCTGCGCGTCGCCCAGGAGTCGATCACCAACGCCGTGCGCCACGGCCGGGCCGGCCACCTGTGGCTGCGCTTCACGCGCGACGATGCGGGCCGCATCGAGGTGGTCGCCCGCGACGATGGTGTCGGATGCGATGCGGTGGCGGCCGGCAATGGCCTGCGCGGCATGGCCGAGCGCCTGCGCCGCTACGGCGGGGAGTTGAGTTTCGAGTCCACGGCAGGGCAGGGTTTCCGCCTGCGCGCCCTGCTGCCAACAGGAGACCTTCCATGA
- the minC gene encoding septum site-determining protein MinC → MPRWASGRPGKSPCPARVAPASWPASCAATPGSRRPGWRPARPPCRPCPGCATAACPTPTRVGAPRWAADVAAGNDAACDLRVGQVGVATLKLRRLDGAAIAAELRAKVEAAPQLLGRAAVIVDLNAFTGAPSLQQVRELLATVREAGLLPVALTYGAPDIEALARSLDLPLLSRFRANFEPGDAAPAAAAAPPPPASPAPEPARPATAAPAGGIRLHEGHVRSGQQVYARGQDLTVVGSVGAGAEVIADGNIHIYGALRGRALAGAAGDTAARVFCREFSAELVAVAGHYRVLDDAPAALRGKAVQVRLDGERLLFEPL, encoded by the coding sequence ATGCCTCGCTGGGCTTCCGGGAGACCGGGCAAGTCGCCTTGCCCGGCCAGGGTCGCGCCTGCGTCATGGCCCGCGAGCTGTGCAGCTACCCCTGGGTCCAGGAGACCTGGCTGGCGACCGGCGCGGCCGCCCTGCCGGCCCTGCCCTGGCTGCGCGACCGCAGCCTGCCCGACGCCGACCCGGGTCGGCGCGCCGCGGTGGGCGGCTGACGTGGCGGCCGGCAACGACGCCGCCTGCGACCTGCGCGTCGGCCAGGTCGGCGTTGCCACCCTCAAGCTGCGCCGGCTCGACGGCGCCGCGATCGCAGCGGAACTGCGCGCCAAGGTCGAGGCGGCGCCGCAGCTGCTCGGCCGGGCCGCCGTGATCGTCGACCTGAATGCCTTCACCGGCGCCCCGTCGCTGCAGCAGGTGCGCGAGCTGCTGGCCACGGTCCGCGAGGCCGGCCTGCTGCCGGTCGCCCTGACTTATGGCGCACCCGATATCGAGGCCCTGGCGCGCAGCCTGGATCTGCCCTTGCTGAGCCGGTTCCGGGCCAATTTCGAGCCGGGCGACGCCGCCCCTGCTGCCGCCGCGGCGCCGCCCCCGCCGGCATCTCCCGCCCCCGAACCCGCCCGCCCGGCCACCGCCGCGCCGGCCGGCGGTATCCGTCTGCACGAGGGGCATGTCCGGTCCGGCCAGCAGGTCTACGCGCGTGGCCAGGACCTCACCGTGGTCGGCAGCGTCGGCGCCGGCGCCGAGGTGATCGCCGACGGCAACATCCACATCTACGGGGCCCTGCGCGGCCGCGCCCTGGCCGGCGCCGCAGGCGACACCGCGGCACGCGTGTTCTGCCGGGAGTTCTCTGCGGAACTGGTCGCCGTGGCCGGCCACTACCGCGTTCTCGACGATGCCCCCGCCGCGCTGCGCGGCAAGGCCGTCCAGGTCCGCCTCGACGGCGAGCGCCTGCTGTTCGAGCCGCTATGA
- a CDS encoding molybdopterin molybdotransferase MoeA yields the protein MRVDQALAEVLARCAPLPAEPAALETLSGRVLAADVLAPCDLPGFDNAAMDGYALALGDRSAHAGEAFEVAGEQAAGDPARASATACAIMTGARLPEGLDTVVPVEETRSQDPGTDDGPARIALTAAARPGQHVRRAGEDIVRGAPALPAGTRIGPAQLMLLAALGVEAAPVRRRPAVAVLCTGRELVDDPRQPLASGEIRNSNGPFLRAALATAGARVLPGPASVPDDPAAFRTALAQALADGADLVVSTGAVSMGRYDFIPEVLAVLPAQTVFHRLRMRPGKPLLFALLPGGALFFGLPGNPVSSAVGLRFFVLPALHALLGLPAERALQARLSQDARKKPGLTLFQKARVFQQPDGTLAVDLLPGQESFRIAPLARANAWAVLPEDGESLAAGTPVAVYPLSPADAWPDPSPPDTRP from the coding sequence GTGCGGGTTGACCAGGCGCTGGCCGAGGTCCTGGCCCGCTGCGCTCCGCTGCCGGCCGAACCGGCCGCCCTGGAAACCCTGTCCGGGCGCGTGCTGGCCGCCGACGTCCTGGCGCCCTGCGACCTGCCCGGCTTCGACAACGCCGCCATGGACGGCTATGCCCTCGCACTCGGCGACCGGTCGGCCCACGCGGGCGAGGCGTTCGAAGTCGCCGGCGAGCAGGCGGCGGGCGACCCGGCGCGTGCCAGCGCCACCGCCTGCGCGATCATGACCGGCGCCCGGCTGCCGGAGGGCCTGGACACCGTGGTGCCCGTCGAGGAAACCCGGTCCCAGGACCCCGGGACCGACGACGGCCCGGCACGCATCGCCCTGACCGCAGCCGCGCGCCCCGGGCAGCACGTGCGCCGGGCCGGCGAGGACATCGTGCGCGGCGCGCCGGCCCTGCCCGCGGGCACCCGCATCGGCCCGGCCCAGCTCATGCTGCTGGCCGCCCTGGGTGTCGAGGCTGCGCCGGTGCGCCGCAGACCGGCCGTGGCGGTGCTGTGCACCGGCCGGGAACTGGTCGACGACCCCCGGCAACCGCTTGCCTCCGGGGAGATCCGCAACAGCAACGGACCGTTCCTGCGCGCTGCCCTGGCCACGGCAGGCGCCCGGGTCCTGCCCGGCCCGGCCAGCGTGCCGGACGACCCCGCTGCGTTCCGCACGGCCCTGGCGCAGGCGCTGGCCGACGGTGCCGACCTGGTGGTCTCCACCGGCGCGGTATCGATGGGCCGCTACGACTTCATCCCCGAGGTGCTGGCCGTGCTTCCGGCGCAGACCGTGTTCCACCGCCTGCGCATGCGCCCTGGCAAACCGCTGCTGTTCGCGCTGCTGCCCGGCGGCGCACTGTTCTTCGGCCTGCCCGGCAATCCGGTGTCGAGCGCGGTCGGCCTTCGCTTCTTCGTGCTGCCGGCGCTGCATGCGCTGCTCGGACTGCCCGCGGAGCGGGCCCTGCAGGCCCGCCTCAGCCAGGACGCGCGCAAGAAGCCCGGACTGACCCTGTTCCAGAAGGCGCGCGTGTTCCAGCAGCCGGACGGCACGCTGGCCGTCGACCTGCTGCCCGGCCAGGAGTCCTTCCGCATCGCGCCCCTGGCGCGCGCCAACGCCTGGGCGGTGCTGCCCGAGGACGGCGAGTCGCTGGCGGCCGGCACGCCGGTGGCGGTGTACCCGCTGTCGCCCGCCGATGCCTGGCCGGATCCGTCTCCACCCGACACCCGCCCATGA
- the moaA gene encoding GTP 3',8-cyclase MoaA yields MPSLADRHGRSFPYLRLSLLEACNFRCGYCLPDGHRPLPGKPADLRLDEIGRLLRAFARLGMRKLRLTGGEPSLRRDLPEVIALAAAVPGIAKVAMTTNGELLARRIDAWRAAGLSHLNVSVDALDRARFAAITGRDRLPQVLDGVERALAAGLRAVKLNAVLLRGLNDDQLPAFIDFVRERPLDVRFIELMRTGDNGDHFARHHVRATVLEAQLRERGWLPQPRAFDAGPSVDWGHPDYQGRIGIIAPYAPDFCAGCNRLRVTASGDLRLCLFGETGIPLRPLLQSDHQAAELQATLVAQLGLKAASHALHEGRTGLVPHLASIGG; encoded by the coding sequence ATGCCGTCCCTCGCCGACCGCCACGGTCGGAGCTTCCCCTATCTGCGGCTTTCGCTGCTGGAGGCCTGCAACTTCCGTTGCGGCTACTGCCTGCCGGACGGCCATCGGCCGCTACCCGGAAAGCCCGCCGACCTGCGCCTGGACGAGATCGGCCGACTGCTGCGCGCGTTCGCACGCCTGGGCATGCGCAAGCTGCGCCTGACCGGCGGCGAACCCAGCCTGCGCCGCGACCTGCCCGAGGTGATCGCGCTCGCCGCGGCGGTGCCGGGCATCGCCAAGGTGGCGATGACCACCAACGGCGAACTGCTGGCGCGCCGCATCGACGCCTGGCGCGCGGCCGGCCTGAGCCACCTCAACGTCAGCGTCGACGCCCTGGATCGCGCGCGCTTCGCGGCGATCACCGGTCGCGACCGGCTGCCGCAGGTCCTCGACGGCGTCGAACGCGCGCTGGCGGCCGGCCTGCGCGCGGTCAAGCTCAATGCCGTGCTGCTGCGCGGCCTCAACGACGACCAGCTGCCGGCGTTCATCGACTTCGTGCGCGAGCGGCCGCTCGACGTCCGCTTCATCGAGCTGATGCGCACTGGCGACAACGGCGACCATTTCGCCCGCCACCACGTGCGCGCCACGGTCCTGGAGGCGCAGTTGCGCGAACGTGGCTGGCTGCCGCAGCCGCGCGCCTTCGATGCCGGCCCCTCGGTGGACTGGGGGCACCCGGACTACCAGGGCCGGATCGGCATCATCGCGCCCTACGCGCCGGATTTCTGCGCCGGCTGCAATCGCCTGCGGGTCACTGCGAGCGGCGACCTGCGCCTGTGCCTGTTCGGCGAGACCGGCATTCCGCTGCGCCCCCTGCTGCAGTCGGACCACCAGGCCGCCGAGCTGCAGGCGACCCTGGTCGCGCAACTCGGCCTGAAGGCCGCCAGCCACGCACTGCACGAAGGCCGCACCGGCCTGGTGCCCCATCTGGCGTCGATCGGAGGCTGA
- a CDS encoding molybdenum cofactor guanylyltransferase: MGRDKALLPWQGRPLLDHMLALLAAAGVERSVVSGDRPDHHGLPDRYPGQGPLGGLATAVAVLPDCRLLVVPVDMPRLAPARLVDLLRASPQAACLHFFGQPMPMHLRVDAALRELLAGWLADPAGPRSVVALQAALVARTLASADLDPGQFDNLNTPQDWPTPPARCR, translated from the coding sequence ATGGGCCGCGACAAGGCCTTGCTGCCCTGGCAGGGCCGGCCCCTGCTCGACCACATGCTGGCCCTGTTGGCCGCGGCCGGCGTCGAGCGCAGCGTGGTCAGCGGCGACCGACCCGATCACCATGGCCTGCCCGACCGGTATCCCGGCCAGGGACCGCTGGGCGGCCTGGCGACAGCCGTTGCCGTCCTGCCCGACTGCCGCCTGCTGGTGGTGCCGGTGGACATGCCGAGGCTGGCGCCGGCGCGGCTGGTGGACCTGCTGCGGGCGTCTCCGCAGGCGGCCTGCCTGCACTTCTTCGGACAACCCATGCCGATGCACCTGCGCGTGGACGCTGCCCTGCGCGAACTGCTGGCCGGCTGGCTGGCCGATCCGGCCGGACCGCGGTCGGTGGTCGCGCTGCAGGCTGCACTGGTCGCTCGAACCCTGGCGTCGGCGGACCTCGATCCCGGCCAGTTCGACAACCTGAATACGCCCCAGGATTGGCCCACGCCACCGGCACGCTGCCGTTGA
- a CDS encoding AMP-binding protein translates to MTDAARPWLASYPPGMPAQIDADAYPSIPAVLEEACRTFADRPAFTQFGHTFSYGDIDRLSRDFAAFLTGTLGLRRGDRVALMMPNVHQYPIAIFGVLRAGLTVVNTNPLYTARELRHQLVDSGARAIVVLENFADTVEKVLPDTKVEKVILTTVAEMVPGFKGRLVDFVVKHVKRMVPRHGLRDTVRFREALRKGAGLHLDEPSITGDEVAFLQYTGGTTGVAKGAMLTHRNMVANMLQVKTWIGGHCKPGVEIIVTALPLYHIFALTANCLVFMQIGGRNLLILNPRDMKGFVKELKPWRFTVITGVNTLFNGLLHTEGFDQLDFSGLHLSLGGGMAVQRAVAERWKKTTGCTLIEAYGLTETSPAACINPMNLPEYNGSIGLPICSTEAAIRDEEGRDLGLDQVGELCLRGPQVMKGYWQRADETDKVLGGSGWLRTGDMARMDARGFVYIVDRKKDMILVSGFNVYPNEIEDVVAAHPGVLEVAAIGIPDERAGEVVKLVVVRKDPALDEETLLDYCRENLTGYKRPREIEFRDALPKTNVGKILRRELREEHEKRAAAAG, encoded by the coding sequence ATGACCGACGCCGCCCGCCCCTGGCTCGCCAGCTATCCGCCTGGCATGCCGGCGCAGATCGACGCCGATGCCTACCCCTCCATTCCCGCCGTGCTCGAGGAGGCCTGCCGGACCTTCGCCGACCGGCCCGCGTTCACCCAGTTCGGGCACACCTTCAGCTACGGCGACATCGACCGTCTCAGCCGCGACTTCGCCGCCTTCCTGACCGGCACCCTGGGCCTGCGCCGCGGCGACCGCGTCGCCCTGATGATGCCGAACGTGCACCAGTACCCGATCGCCATCTTCGGGGTGCTGCGCGCCGGCCTCACCGTGGTCAACACCAACCCGCTCTACACCGCGCGCGAGCTGCGCCACCAGCTGGTCGACTCCGGGGCCAGGGCGATCGTGGTGCTGGAGAACTTCGCCGACACGGTCGAGAAGGTGCTGCCGGACACCAAGGTCGAGAAGGTGATCCTCACCACCGTGGCCGAGATGGTGCCCGGCTTCAAGGGCCGCCTGGTCGATTTCGTGGTCAAGCACGTCAAGCGCATGGTGCCGCGGCACGGCCTGCGCGACACCGTCCGCTTCCGGGAGGCGCTGCGCAAGGGCGCCGGGCTGCACCTCGACGAGCCGTCGATCACCGGCGACGAGGTCGCCTTCCTGCAGTACACCGGCGGCACCACCGGCGTCGCCAAGGGCGCCATGCTGACCCACCGCAACATGGTCGCCAACATGCTGCAGGTGAAGACCTGGATCGGCGGGCACTGCAAGCCCGGCGTCGAGATCATCGTCACCGCGCTGCCGCTGTACCACATCTTCGCGCTGACAGCGAACTGCCTGGTGTTCATGCAGATCGGCGGCCGCAACCTGCTGATCCTCAACCCGCGCGACATGAAGGGCTTCGTGAAGGAGCTCAAGCCCTGGCGCTTCACGGTGATCACCGGCGTGAACACGCTGTTCAACGGCCTGCTGCACACCGAGGGCTTCGACCAGCTCGACTTTTCCGGCCTGCACCTGAGCCTGGGCGGCGGCATGGCGGTGCAGCGCGCGGTCGCCGAGCGCTGGAAGAAGACCACCGGCTGCACGCTGATCGAGGCCTACGGGCTCACCGAGACCTCGCCTGCGGCCTGCATCAACCCGATGAACCTGCCCGAGTACAACGGCTCGATCGGCCTGCCGATCTGCTCCACCGAGGCGGCGATCCGCGACGAGGAGGGCCGCGACCTCGGCCTCGACCAGGTCGGCGAGCTGTGCCTGCGCGGCCCGCAGGTCATGAAGGGCTACTGGCAGCGCGCCGACGAGACCGACAAGGTGCTGGGCGGCAGCGGCTGGCTGCGCACCGGCGACATGGCGCGCATGGACGCGCGCGGCTTCGTCTACATCGTCGACCGCAAGAAGGACATGATCCTGGTGTCCGGCTTCAACGTCTATCCGAACGAGATCGAGGACGTGGTCGCCGCCCACCCGGGCGTGCTCGAGGTGGCGGCGATCGGCATCCCCGACGAGCGCGCCGGCGAGGTGGTCAAGCTGGTCGTGGTGCGCAAGGACCCGGCGCTCGACGAGGAGACCCTGCTCGACTATTGCCGCGAGAACCTGACCGGCTACAAGCGGCCGCGCGAGATCGAGTTCCGCGACGCCCTGCCGAAGACCAACGTCGGCAAGATCCTGCGCCGGGAGCTGCGCGAGGAACACGAGAAACGGGCCGCGGCGGCCGGCTGA